From Lolium perenne isolate Kyuss_39 chromosome 5, Kyuss_2.0, whole genome shotgun sequence, a single genomic window includes:
- the LOC127303141 gene encoding L-type lectin-domain containing receptor kinase IX.2-like, with amino-acid sequence MQWLQAVVQCTRDLPPSECTRCLSYYTDQLPRLFPNNTGGAIKGSSCYLRYAVLAEKPRTVQVRMERYLYSEKYRREHEKQMTKNEKYREEYRRERRRNVAIVAILVTISMVPVVCLIGTLVQFLSYRWLYWMAVARVAVRSDLESLAKVMAYYRGKSIYEDEFEQGTGPRRFTYDELVAATNGFSSQNKLGEGGFGCVYWGFLNEANLHIAVKKVSKSSRQGWKEFVSEVRIISRLQHRNVVQLLGWFNGGDEGDLLLVYELVANGSLDAHLYKPNYLLPWTGRYEVVSCTGTSSQAISC; translated from the coding sequence ATGCAGTGGTTGCAGGCGGTGGTGCAGTGCACGAGGGATCTGCCACCGAGCGAGTGCACACGCTGCCTCTCCTACTACACCGATCAGCTGCCACGACTGTTCCCAAACAACACCGGCGGCGCCATCAAAGGGTCGAGCTGCTACCTGCGGTACGCTGTCCTCGCAGAAAAACCGCGGACCGTGCAGGTGCGGATGGAGAGATACCTATATAGCGAGAAATATCGCAGAGAACATGAGAAGCAGATGACCAAGAATGAAAAGTACCGTGAGGAGTACCGCAGAGAACGACGACGAAATGTGGCCATCGTTGCCATCCTTGTCACCATCTCTATGGTGCCAGTGGTGTGCCTGATCGGCACGTTGGTTCAGTTCCTGAGTTACAGGTGGCTATATTGGATGGCGGTGGCCAGGGTTGCTGTGAGATCAGACCTAGAAAGTCTTGCGAAAGTGATGGCTTACTATCGCGGCAAAAGCATATACGAAGATGAGTTCGAGCAAGGTACTGGACCCCGACGGTTCACATACGATGAGCTTGTGGCTGCCACCAACGGCTTCTCCAGCCAGAACAAGCTAGGCGAAGGAGGCTTCGGGTGTGTGTACTGGGGGTTCCTCAACGAGGCGAATCTTCACATCGCAGTGAAGAAAGTGTCCAAGAGCTCTCGTCAGGGCTGGAAGGAGTTTGTTTCAGAGGTGAGGATCATCAGCCGGCTCCAGCATCGAAACGTTGTGCAGCTACTTGGATGGTTTAATGGTGGtgacgaaggcgatctcctgcttGTCTATGAACTGGTAGCCAATGGCAGTCTCGATGCTCACTTGTACAAGCCGAACTACTTGCTGCCATGGACAGGCAGGTACGAGGTCGTGTCGTGCACAGGGACGTCAAGCCAAGCAATATCATGCTGA
- the LOC127298707 gene encoding L-type lectin-domain containing receptor kinase IX.1-like — MYLHQDTEQSVVHRDVKPSNIMLNASLKAKLGDFGLARFVCDGRGSLTTGAAGTLGYMDPKCVYSGKATMESDVYNFGVVLLEIACCRRPAVARDDDEGAVIHLVQWVWEVYGQGAILEAADVRLDGKFVEQEMERVMMVGLWCGHPDPSLRPSIRQAISVLRLETPLPSLPAKMPVPAYMRPPLGDDSFGSPGTTGHISSWDASTTHSTRNKVE; from the coding sequence ATGTACCTGCACCAGGATACGGAGCAGTCTGTCGTGCACAGGGATGTCAAGCCAAGCAATATCATGCTGAACGCGTCCTTGAAAGCCAAGCTCGGTGACTTTGGCCTCGCAAGGTTCGTCTGCGACGGTCGGGGCTCGCTCACGACAGGTGCAGCCGGGACACTCGGGTACATGGACCCAAAGTGTGTATACTCAGGCAAGGCCACCATGGAGTCCGACGTGTACAACTTTGGTGTCGTACTGTTGGAGATCGCCTGCTGCCGAAGGCCAGCCGTGGCCCGAGATGATGACGAGGGAGCCGTCATCCACCTGGTGCAGTGGGTCTGGGAGGTGTACGGCCAAGGGGCCATCCTTGAGGCAGCCGATGTGCGGCTGGACGGCAAGTTCGTTGAGCAGGAGATGGAGCGTGTCATGATGGTCGGGCTTTGGTGTGGGCACCCTGACCCCAGCCTAAGGCCATCCATCAGGCAGGCCATCAGCGTTCTGCGGTTGGAGACACCACTGCCGAGCCTCCCGGCAAAGATGCCGGTCCCCGCCTACATGAGGCCGCCACTGGGTGATGACTCTTTCGGTTCTCCGGGGACTACCGGCCACATCAGCAGCTGGGATGCCAGCACGACCCATTCAACTCGAAACAAAGTTGAATAG